A single window of Candidatus Obscuribacter sp. DNA harbors:
- a CDS encoding histone deacetylase: protein MSKLALIRDPRFQKHLTPDAHPETPQRLVAIDNVLAGYSLRQGLDELAPRLARESDIALVHKASYMEQLQANAERLQAIESNGGGPGDLAYNDLIRLDNDTYMSAASYDTAKLACGAGLVGIDAVASGASQSAFVAVRPPGHHALVDQPMGFCLFNNVAVAARYGQKTHGYKRVFIIDWDVHHGNGTQWAFYNDPSVFSFPFSSILTGLLTRVGTPRMVSVKGADLT from the coding sequence ATGTCCAAGCTAGCCCTTATTAGAGACCCCAGATTTCAAAAACACCTGACACCAGATGCACATCCAGAGACCCCTCAGAGGCTCGTGGCCATCGATAACGTCCTGGCTGGCTATAGTTTGAGGCAAGGACTGGATGAGCTTGCTCCCAGGCTCGCTCGCGAGTCAGATATCGCACTTGTCCACAAAGCCAGCTATATGGAGCAATTGCAAGCCAATGCCGAGAGGCTCCAGGCGATTGAGTCAAATGGCGGAGGTCCTGGCGATCTTGCGTACAATGATTTGATCAGACTGGACAACGATACTTATATGAGCGCTGCCAGTTACGATACAGCCAAGCTCGCCTGCGGCGCTGGTCTGGTTGGCATTGATGCTGTGGCCAGTGGAGCTAGTCAATCTGCTTTTGTGGCGGTGCGTCCGCCCGGTCACCATGCTCTGGTCGATCAGCCTATGGGCTTTTGTCTCTTTAACAACGTTGCAGTAGCTGCTCGCTATGGGCAAAAGACTCATGGCTACAAAAGAGTGTTTATCATCGACTGGGATGTACATCATGGCAATGGCACTCAGTGGGCTTTTTACAATGATCCCTCTGTTTTTTCGTTTCCTTTCAGCAGTATCCTAACTGGCCTTTTGACTCGGGTTGGTACACCGAGGATGGTGTCGGTGAAGGGCGCGGATTTAACATGA
- a CDS encoding ATP-dependent Clp protease ATP-binding subunit: protein MATYSTHLLRITNRASELSVRYQCHDIKPPLLLLALYEDRQCDASVMLRERIAAVDMGRALLNVWNMTPSGLSTSSTAKQSLARSSNDNFMIALHKLANQAGSSTVTTVHLLLAAMHFTELRTTFEVAGLTSDRWSRLRDELIAMAEQRSETRPRSTAPRPTTGAGEFQGLPGSSRPTLSVPGKPGTALTVVPSDLRRPRVVEKDSILLKYGVDLTEVAAQGKLEPVIGREKEINRAVEILARKTKNNPVFVGSEGVGKTAIAEGLAQRIVSGKVPARLRHKRVFQIQMGDIIASTKYRGEFEERMKDIIAEGLKHGDIFFVDEIHTIIGAGRVSGSSMDASNFLKPALAKGKLSIVGATTFDEFKANFDKDKALRRRFQPVVVDPPSVEEAIVILNGLKASYEQFHSVKIADAAIESAVRLSHRYVTERHLPDKAIDLLDEACSSVWEKQLAITDGSTVTVGFEEVAAVASKWTGIPLDSMKDGEKKKLLDLEAELRKHVVGQDHALERVADAVRCARAGLSDPTKPSGAFLFLGRTGIGKTEVARALQRVLFDNEDLLRFDMSEYMEKHSVSRLVGAPPGYVGYDEGGTLTEAVRRKPYRVILFDEIEKAHPDVFNILLQVLDDGRLTDGLGKTVDFRNCLIILSSNCGVDQMGRRAIGFTNSRDLDENGVPPRVMDVVKTFFRPEFLNRLDEIIMFDQLRPEHLKQIVDIQLVGLLKLLGDQSIQVKLSDEAKALLAVKGWDEEFGARPLKRVLYKLVRTPLARKLLAGEIGAGSVVSVTVVDGQLAFDPVKPESPVTAAPDGAGAGVTGNDSNAGAPVLAVAAPAASPVTGVELGKPAA from the coding sequence ATGGCTACCTATAGCACCCATCTGCTGCGTATCACTAACCGTGCTTCTGAGTTGTCCGTGCGCTACCAGTGTCACGACATCAAACCGCCTCTGTTACTGCTTGCTCTCTATGAAGACCGTCAGTGCGACGCCTCTGTCATGTTGCGCGAGCGAATTGCCGCTGTTGATATGGGGCGTGCTCTGCTCAATGTCTGGAATATGACACCTAGCGGTCTCAGTACTTCTTCGACTGCCAAGCAGAGCCTCGCTCGCAGCTCCAACGACAACTTTATGATTGCTCTGCACAAACTGGCCAATCAGGCTGGTAGCAGCACAGTCACCACTGTTCACCTGCTTCTGGCGGCGATGCATTTCACTGAGCTGCGTACGACCTTTGAAGTTGCTGGTTTGACTAGCGACAGATGGTCTCGACTGCGCGATGAACTGATTGCCATGGCCGAGCAGCGCAGCGAGACTCGCCCGCGCTCCACAGCTCCTCGTCCCACAACTGGTGCCGGAGAATTTCAAGGTCTGCCTGGCAGCTCTCGTCCCACTCTCAGTGTGCCTGGCAAGCCCGGCACGGCTCTCACAGTGGTTCCCAGCGATCTGCGTCGGCCTCGTGTCGTCGAAAAAGATTCGATCTTGCTCAAGTACGGCGTCGACCTCACTGAAGTCGCCGCTCAGGGCAAGCTGGAACCGGTCATCGGTCGAGAAAAGGAAATCAACCGAGCCGTTGAAATCCTGGCGCGCAAGACCAAGAACAATCCTGTCTTTGTCGGCAGTGAAGGTGTTGGCAAGACGGCTATTGCCGAAGGTCTTGCTCAGCGCATTGTCTCTGGCAAAGTGCCAGCTCGGTTGCGTCACAAACGCGTCTTTCAAATTCAAATGGGCGACATCATCGCCTCCACCAAATACCGTGGTGAATTCGAAGAGCGCATGAAGGACATCATTGCCGAGGGTCTCAAGCACGGCGACATTTTCTTTGTAGACGAAATCCACACCATCATCGGTGCCGGTCGTGTATCTGGCAGCTCGATGGATGCGTCGAACTTCCTCAAACCGGCTCTGGCTAAGGGCAAACTCTCGATTGTCGGAGCCACAACTTTTGACGAGTTCAAGGCTAACTTCGACAAGGACAAGGCACTGCGTCGGCGCTTCCAGCCGGTAGTGGTCGATCCGCCATCTGTCGAGGAAGCAATCGTTATCCTCAACGGCCTCAAAGCCAGTTATGAGCAGTTTCATTCGGTCAAAATTGCCGACGCTGCCATCGAGTCTGCTGTGCGGCTCTCCCACCGTTATGTCACGGAGCGTCATTTGCCCGACAAGGCAATCGACTTGCTCGACGAGGCTTGCAGCAGTGTCTGGGAAAAGCAGCTTGCCATCACTGATGGTAGCACTGTCACGGTCGGTTTTGAGGAGGTGGCTGCTGTCGCTTCCAAGTGGACCGGCATCCCGCTTGATTCCATGAAAGACGGCGAGAAGAAGAAGCTGCTCGATCTGGAGGCTGAGCTGCGCAAGCACGTTGTCGGTCAGGACCATGCTCTTGAGCGTGTCGCCGACGCTGTGCGCTGCGCACGGGCTGGTCTTAGTGATCCGACCAAGCCTTCGGGTGCTTTCCTCTTCCTTGGTCGCACCGGTATCGGCAAGACTGAAGTGGCCAGGGCCTTGCAGCGCGTGCTCTTCGACAATGAGGACCTTCTGCGCTTCGACATGTCCGAGTACATGGAAAAGCATTCGGTTTCTCGGCTGGTCGGCGCGCCTCCCGGCTATGTCGGCTACGATGAGGGTGGCACACTGACAGAGGCTGTGCGTCGCAAGCCTTACCGTGTCATTCTCTTTGACGAAATCGAGAAGGCGCATCCGGATGTCTTCAACATCCTCTTGCAGGTCCTCGACGATGGTCGTCTCACCGATGGTCTGGGCAAGACTGTGGACTTCCGCAACTGTTTGATCATCCTGTCGAGCAACTGCGGCGTTGATCAGATGGGTCGCAGGGCAATAGGCTTTACCAACTCCCGCGATCTCGACGAGAATGGCGTGCCTCCGCGTGTCATGGATGTGGTCAAGACTTTCTTCCGTCCGGAGTTTCTCAACCGGTTGGATGAAATCATCATGTTTGACCAGCTGCGCCCTGAGCACCTCAAGCAGATTGTCGACATCCAGCTTGTGGGCTTGCTCAAGCTCCTGGGCGATCAGTCCATCCAAGTCAAGCTTTCCGATGAGGCCAAAGCACTTCTGGCGGTCAAAGGCTGGGATGAAGAGTTTGGCGCGCGTCCGCTCAAGCGGGTGCTCTACAAACTGGTGCGCACGCCTCTGGCTCGCAAGCTTTTGGCTGGCGAGATTGGTGCGGGCTCTGTCGTTAGTGTCACTGTGGTGGACGGGCAGCTGGCTTTTGATCCGGTCAAACCAGAGAGCCCGGTGACTGCTGCTCCCGATGGAGCTGGCGCTGGTGTCACTGGTAACGATAGCAATGCTGGTGCTCCAGTCCTTGCTGTCGCGGCTCCAGCTGCATCGCCTGTCACTGGCGTGGAATTGGGCAAACCGGCGGCTTAG
- a CDS encoding tetratricopeptide repeat protein, producing MKTLKRFSTRMKVWLTLLATITCLAGMGYGVFRLFAYSLPMQMESFYEASQSDAGDKGVALYDAALQEFKAERYDSAQQLLVMAYSALTEQKESQSNIDEKMAARVQFLLGVVNEKTKKTQPAVEAYKMALRHNPDHMEAKYNLERLMVSGGGKGQGNGPGKDDGNGPPSSGQGSQGKKGI from the coding sequence ATGAAAACGCTGAAACGTTTTTCTACACGTATGAAAGTCTGGTTGACGCTGCTAGCTACAATCACATGCCTTGCTGGCATGGGCTATGGTGTCTTCCGACTGTTTGCTTACAGCCTGCCGATGCAGATGGAATCGTTTTACGAGGCCTCTCAGTCTGACGCAGGCGACAAGGGAGTGGCGCTCTACGACGCTGCTCTTCAAGAGTTCAAGGCTGAGCGCTATGACAGTGCGCAGCAGCTTCTAGTCATGGCGTATTCCGCTTTGACAGAGCAAAAGGAGTCCCAGAGCAACATCGACGAAAAGATGGCTGCTCGGGTGCAATTTTTGCTCGGCGTGGTCAACGAAAAGACCAAAAAGACTCAGCCTGCCGTCGAGGCCTACAAAATGGCTCTGAGACACAATCCTGACCACATGGAAGCCAAGTACAACCTGGAGCGCCTGATGGTATCCGGTGGTGGCAAAGGTCAGGGTAATGGTCCTGGCAAGGATGACGGTAACGGTCCTCCTTCCAGTGGTCAGGGCTCTCAGGGTAAGAAGGGGATCTAG
- a CDS encoding site-2 protease family protein has translation MFRLLTFPLLLLAVVAGGGNDLLSSVISSGMSSVPGIITMVLGLCLLITIHELGHWLVARLFGFQTPVFSIGFGKREWSLVLGTFWETEFRIAPILAGGYVSIPELLDETSLNEIAKQNGEAPKTYRTFPVWQRIAVAVAGVTFNVISALMMVFALFAIWGQPDYKVNSTYIRDLSPTVTVATGAGLKPQDQFVSVGGARIVSPDDLSKALKSNKGQPVEVVVKRGNGEVNVTLTPTADGTIGIVLGANGERVYKPLGVGEAAAKSVTVTSDTLVMTAKGIGMMVGLVPKPANISDKDMEVRGIVGIVQMGAGALDTGVFDFVWFLVVISLNLAVMNILPIPMLDGGHIVFFLWEGVTGKPVNAAIKARLSNIFVLLLLSLFLLGLFNDLRHIAGG, from the coding sequence ATGTTTCGACTCTTAACTTTTCCGCTGCTTCTTCTGGCAGTGGTGGCAGGGGGCGGCAACGATTTGCTTTCTTCTGTGATCTCTTCCGGCATGAGCAGCGTGCCTGGCATCATCACTATGGTGCTCGGGCTCTGCCTGCTCATTACTATCCACGAGCTCGGTCACTGGCTTGTGGCGCGTCTGTTTGGCTTCCAGACTCCGGTATTTTCCATCGGTTTTGGCAAGCGCGAGTGGTCGCTTGTGCTCGGTACCTTCTGGGAGACCGAGTTTCGCATTGCCCCCATCCTGGCGGGTGGATATGTCTCTATTCCAGAGCTTCTGGACGAGACATCTCTCAACGAAATCGCCAAACAGAATGGCGAAGCACCTAAGACCTATCGCACCTTCCCGGTCTGGCAGCGTATCGCTGTTGCCGTCGCTGGTGTGACCTTCAACGTCATTTCGGCGCTTATGATGGTCTTTGCTCTCTTTGCCATCTGGGGTCAGCCTGACTACAAGGTCAATAGCACCTATATCCGCGACCTCTCGCCCACTGTTACCGTGGCTACTGGCGCTGGACTCAAGCCGCAGGACCAGTTTGTCTCGGTCGGTGGTGCTCGCATTGTCTCGCCTGATGACCTGTCCAAAGCTCTCAAGAGCAACAAGGGTCAGCCGGTCGAGGTCGTGGTCAAGCGTGGCAATGGCGAAGTCAACGTCACTCTGACACCAACAGCAGATGGTACCATTGGTATCGTCCTTGGTGCCAATGGTGAGCGTGTCTACAAACCTCTGGGTGTCGGCGAAGCCGCTGCCAAGTCCGTCACGGTCACTAGCGATACGCTGGTGATGACAGCCAAGGGTATCGGCATGATGGTAGGGCTTGTGCCCAAGCCAGCCAATATCTCTGACAAGGACATGGAAGTGCGCGGTATTGTCGGCATTGTCCAGATGGGTGCAGGCGCTCTCGACACCGGTGTCTTCGACTTCGTCTGGTTCCTGGTGGTGATTTCGCTCAATCTGGCCGTGATGAATATCCTGCCCATTCCGATGCTGGACGGTGGTCACATCGTCTTTTTCCTCTGGGAAGGCGTCACGGGCAAGCCGGTCAATGCGGCAATCAAGGCGCGGCTTTCCAACATCTTCGTGCTGTTGCTTCTGTCCCTCTTTTTGCTGGGGCTCTTCAACGACCTGCGTCACATCGCGGGCGGCTAA
- a CDS encoding diguanylate cyclase, producing the protein MALNESFKTTGNANVKLTKLASIPSIQDLDFAMSQASKHPRAIIELPWKTANATTTFVLKVCTAAGSEDGPSWTLHAGESMDSAVLWSHDSMDTFLIQSLISAESDSSRSLQTYVDTSKQAPVLDEPAHEPPPQSPPRSARPNLPAPLELDRAMLDAMQWHLRRQETGLLSEAYAYHLLIQEFNRFTRYQTPFAFVLFELAMRLNDGTITLPPVRLLHESANRIQGIGRSLDNLCHFADPRLCLVLPHTGSNETVQLCMRIEQALLQSPLAPGLDASNVLVHFGIASIPDTCEHPGILIAAAMEALEQAKKSNTSVVMFPSS; encoded by the coding sequence ATGGCCCTCAACGAATCATTTAAGACGACTGGCAATGCCAACGTCAAACTGACAAAACTGGCATCAATACCAAGTATCCAGGATCTGGATTTTGCCATGTCGCAAGCCAGCAAACATCCTAGAGCAATAATCGAATTGCCCTGGAAAACAGCCAACGCTACGACTACCTTTGTCCTAAAGGTCTGCACTGCAGCAGGGTCAGAAGATGGTCCTAGCTGGACTTTGCATGCTGGCGAGTCAATGGATTCGGCAGTGCTGTGGAGTCATGACAGCATGGATACTTTTTTGATTCAGAGCTTGATCTCAGCCGAGAGCGATAGCAGCAGATCACTACAGACTTATGTCGATACTTCAAAACAAGCACCAGTACTCGACGAACCTGCGCACGAGCCGCCACCCCAGAGCCCACCGCGCTCGGCCAGACCAAACTTACCAGCTCCGCTGGAACTTGACCGAGCAATGTTAGATGCCATGCAATGGCATCTAAGGCGGCAAGAAACCGGTCTTTTATCAGAAGCCTATGCCTATCATCTTTTGATTCAAGAGTTCAACCGCTTTACCCGTTACCAGACTCCCTTTGCTTTTGTCCTATTTGAACTGGCCATGCGGCTTAACGACGGCACCATAACCTTACCCCCAGTAAGACTGCTGCACGAGAGCGCCAACCGCATCCAGGGCATCGGACGCTCGCTAGATAATCTCTGCCACTTTGCCGATCCCAGACTCTGCCTGGTTTTACCGCACACAGGTAGCAACGAAACCGTACAACTCTGCATGCGCATCGAACAAGCCTTGCTGCAAAGCCCTCTGGCACCGGGACTCGACGCCAGTAATGTACTTGTGCACTTTGGCATAGCTAGTATTCCTGATACTTGCGAGCATCCGGGCATATTAATTGCCGCAGCCATGGAAGCGCTTGAACAGGCAAAAAAATCCAACACTTCAGTTGTGATGTTTCCCAGCAGCTAA
- a CDS encoding VWA domain-containing protein: MDSINALFSWVHFGHPELLWFLLGVPLVTLTSLWVAIRRARAMSNAYGDEALVGRFIERVSVKRLVAKSLALTVSLALLALALARPVQDSGKIEFPVGSVNVMAIVDVSRSMAVPDYAGKLPKPYADGRRLDMAKYLLVTEVIGSLGYNRLGVVTYAGGPFPQAFVTDDMPPLKWVLDRAMAVGRAPGEGSDIAKAFVLAFQMLDLDAKKATRNVIILMSDGGNDSSADEMRLIIAELKKRNIDLIVVGLGKTTQSPIPVQMLEPRDQLRQSGKYYQVDGEVVTTRLEENYLLLLKNAVNGRYVRVSDAADFKMTDMVSRSQVVYKPGTYEYFPWLLLGSLVMLLVSMLVPVRLGGKP, encoded by the coding sequence ATGGACAGTATCAATGCTCTGTTTAGCTGGGTGCACTTCGGTCACCCTGAGCTACTCTGGTTTCTTCTGGGTGTGCCTCTGGTCACCCTCACATCGCTCTGGGTAGCCATCAGGCGGGCCCGGGCGATGTCCAATGCATACGGCGATGAGGCTCTGGTCGGTCGGTTTATCGAGCGTGTCTCAGTCAAGCGTCTGGTGGCCAAGTCACTGGCGCTCACTGTCAGCCTCGCTCTACTGGCTCTGGCCCTGGCTCGTCCGGTGCAAGATTCGGGCAAAATCGAGTTTCCTGTGGGCTCGGTCAATGTCATGGCGATAGTGGACGTCAGTCGCTCTATGGCTGTGCCTGACTATGCTGGCAAGCTGCCTAAGCCCTACGCAGATGGACGCAGACTCGATATGGCCAAGTATCTGCTTGTCACTGAGGTGATCGGCTCGCTTGGTTACAATCGGCTTGGAGTGGTCACTTACGCTGGTGGTCCCTTTCCTCAAGCCTTTGTCACGGACGACATGCCTCCTCTCAAATGGGTGCTCGACCGTGCTATGGCAGTAGGCCGTGCTCCGGGTGAAGGCAGTGATATCGCCAAGGCTTTTGTCCTGGCTTTTCAGATGCTCGATCTCGATGCCAAAAAGGCCACGCGCAATGTGATCATCCTCATGTCGGATGGTGGCAACGATTCAAGTGCTGATGAGATGCGCCTGATTATTGCTGAGCTGAAGAAACGCAACATCGATCTCATCGTCGTTGGTCTGGGCAAAACAACCCAGTCTCCAATTCCGGTGCAGATGCTGGAGCCGCGTGATCAGCTGAGGCAGTCAGGCAAGTACTATCAGGTCGATGGCGAAGTCGTCACCACGCGTCTGGAAGAGAATTATCTCCTCCTGCTCAAAAACGCGGTGAACGGTCGTTATGTGCGCGTCAGCGATGCTGCAGACTTCAAGATGACTGACATGGTCAGTCGCTCGCAAGTGGTCTACAAGCCTGGCACTTACGAGTATTTCCCCTGGCTCTTGCTGGGCTCGCTGGTCATGCTTCTGGTATCGATGCTGGTGCCAGTGCGTTTGGGGGGTAAGCCATGA
- a CDS encoding VWA domain-containing protein has translation MIFAHPEWLYAILLLPVSWFLFKRRGKVGATTLSGIKTKIGSRIIMILPKLLLSLGFVALCLALARPQEIFYESDTTVKARDIVIAVDKSGSMSSTIRGPLPTSSVGETDLDRDWPGKPAPINAPTSSYQRDGYSRLEVAQAAVLDFVRNRYIVNAGDRIGVMVFDDNQLWSWPLTHDLKMIYRKVRFADEGTGGGTNFGNEPPGPIDRAIEHFGELGQAQSRVVIMVTDGENDLTEATKRRISDQITSYGIKFYVIGVGETLARQDTDITRLATSLGGHVFRAETAGDMQKIFTAIDQMERSDINSYGVQKRKELYVPFALAALLLLLLTCGMQAIILNE, from the coding sequence ATGATATTTGCGCATCCCGAGTGGCTTTACGCCATTCTGCTTTTACCTGTGTCCTGGTTTTTGTTCAAACGTCGCGGCAAAGTTGGCGCGACGACACTGAGCGGAATCAAGACGAAAATCGGCAGTAGAATCATCATGATTTTGCCGAAACTCTTGCTGTCTCTCGGTTTTGTGGCACTTTGTCTGGCTCTGGCCCGACCGCAAGAAATTTTTTACGAGAGCGATACAACCGTCAAGGCTCGAGACATCGTCATCGCTGTGGACAAGTCTGGCTCTATGAGCTCGACTATCCGCGGCCCATTGCCCACAAGCAGTGTTGGTGAAACCGATCTTGACCGAGACTGGCCTGGCAAACCGGCTCCCATCAACGCACCTACCTCGTCCTACCAAAGAGACGGGTATTCGCGTTTGGAAGTGGCTCAGGCTGCAGTCCTCGACTTTGTCCGCAATCGTTACATCGTCAATGCCGGTGACCGCATCGGTGTCATGGTATTTGACGACAACCAGCTCTGGTCCTGGCCTCTCACTCATGACCTGAAGATGATCTATCGCAAAGTACGATTTGCTGACGAAGGCACAGGCGGTGGTACCAATTTTGGCAATGAACCGCCAGGACCAATCGACCGTGCTATCGAGCACTTTGGTGAACTTGGTCAGGCTCAAAGTAGAGTTGTGATCATGGTCACAGACGGTGAAAACGATCTGACTGAAGCCACCAAGCGTCGCATCTCTGACCAGATCACAAGCTACGGCATCAAGTTTTACGTCATAGGCGTCGGCGAGACTCTCGCCCGTCAGGATACCGACATCACAAGGCTGGCAACCAGTCTTGGCGGTCATGTCTTCAGGGCAGAAACAGCCGGGGATATGCAGAAAATTTTTACCGCCATCGACCAGATGGAGCGGTCTGACATCAACAGCTACGGCGTGCAGAAGCGCAAGGAACTTTATGTGCCTTTTGCTCTGGCAGCACTGCTGCTGCTTTTGCTCACCTGTGGCATGCAAGCAATTATTCTCAACGAATAA